One Prolixibacteraceae bacterium DNA segment encodes these proteins:
- a CDS encoding phosphatase PAP2 family protein: MNLLQTLKDIDTQILLFINGGHSTLWDYVMFAYTFKFTWIIFYVIISYTLYKNFGKKIWMIFVMIGLTILVTDQTCNLFKYGFARPRPGHDPIIGDLVNIFYKKGGRFGFVSAHAANCFALTVLLYNIVKNKRFLVYMIIWSVVVSFSRVYLGVHYPGDVIGGAILGSFLGWFIYRLTLYTERYLPMDNSRSLSSLSLNNTQLLPVQSALLWMLLLPIMMIQFYVMKDLL; encoded by the coding sequence ATGAATTTATTACAGACACTAAAGGATATTGATACCCAGATCTTATTGTTTATTAATGGTGGACATTCTACTTTGTGGGATTATGTAATGTTCGCTTATACTTTTAAGTTTACATGGATTATTTTTTATGTCATTATCTCTTATACATTATATAAGAATTTTGGTAAAAAAATATGGATGATTTTTGTAATGATTGGATTAACAATTTTAGTAACGGATCAGACATGTAACCTCTTTAAATATGGATTTGCTCGTCCTAGACCAGGGCATGATCCTATTATTGGAGATTTGGTGAATATCTTTTATAAAAAAGGAGGACGTTTTGGTTTTGTGAGTGCCCACGCTGCAAACTGCTTTGCACTAACAGTACTTCTATATAATATCGTCAAGAATAAACGATTCCTTGTTTATATGATAATTTGGTCCGTGGTTGTTAGCTTCTCACGTGTCTATCTTGGAGTACACTATCCTGGGGATGTAATAGGAGGAGCAATTTTAGGATCGTTCTTGGGTTGGTTCATTTATCGACTAACATTATATACTGAGAGGTATCTTCCAATGGATAATAGTAGAAGTTTGTCTAGTCTGTCTTTAAACAACACCCAACTCTTGCCAGTACAATCTGCTCTTTTATGGATGTTGTTATTACCAATAATGATGATCCAATTTTATGTTATGAAGGATCTGTTATAA